From Cellulosimicrobium cellulans, the proteins below share one genomic window:
- a CDS encoding PIN domain-containing protein, translated as MDTEERLAVFIDYENLALGAREHLGGMTFDFGPIADALAVRGRVVVRRAYADWSYFDEDRRSLTRHQVELIEMPQRMGASRKNAADIKMVVDAIEMAFERDYISTFVMCTGDSDFSPLVHKLRELNKRVIGVGVEKSTSRLLPPACDEFLFYDRLEGVDVPDEPEPRSVRGGRASGGTTSGAGKAKRGGGRSTGRRKATEIAEPEVETPAAAALAELGEAVGRTTRRGEPVVTESDEVEVTTTSVTEVPEAVETPAPAPEADDEAPSGEDLPMEVRVAQTLADLEASTSGAVTASVLKRTLLRKDPTFSEADYGFRNFGEFLRFLADRSIVELAPGPATGDPEVSLPAQGDTDQAFALVREVVQEEGGSAVLSGLKNAIRKKRPDFSEKALGYRGFLQFCKAAQAAGAVDLAWDDDADDYRVSVA; from the coding sequence ATGGACACCGAGGAACGCCTGGCCGTCTTCATCGACTACGAGAACCTCGCGCTCGGCGCGCGCGAGCACCTGGGCGGCATGACGTTCGACTTCGGGCCGATCGCCGACGCGCTCGCGGTGCGCGGGCGCGTGGTCGTGCGGCGCGCCTACGCCGACTGGTCGTACTTCGACGAGGACCGCCGCTCGCTCACGCGGCACCAGGTCGAGCTCATCGAGATGCCGCAGCGCATGGGCGCGTCGCGCAAGAACGCGGCCGACATCAAGATGGTCGTCGACGCGATCGAGATGGCGTTCGAGCGCGACTACATCTCGACGTTCGTCATGTGCACGGGGGACAGCGACTTCTCCCCGCTCGTCCACAAGCTGCGCGAGCTCAACAAGCGCGTCATCGGGGTCGGGGTCGAGAAGTCGACGTCGCGGCTCCTGCCGCCCGCGTGCGACGAGTTCCTCTTCTACGACCGCCTCGAGGGTGTCGACGTCCCCGACGAGCCGGAGCCCCGGTCCGTGCGTGGCGGGCGCGCCTCGGGCGGGACGACGTCGGGCGCGGGCAAGGCGAAGCGCGGCGGCGGGCGTTCGACCGGGCGCCGCAAGGCGACCGAGATCGCCGAGCCGGAGGTCGAGACGCCGGCCGCGGCGGCGCTCGCGGAGCTGGGCGAGGCCGTCGGGCGCACGACCCGCCGCGGCGAGCCCGTCGTGACGGAGAGCGACGAGGTCGAGGTCACGACGACGTCGGTCACCGAGGTGCCCGAAGCGGTCGAGACCCCGGCGCCCGCCCCCGAGGCCGACGACGAGGCGCCGTCCGGCGAGGACCTTCCCATGGAGGTGCGTGTCGCGCAGACGCTCGCGGACCTGGAGGCGTCGACGAGCGGCGCGGTGACGGCGTCCGTGCTCAAGCGCACGCTGCTGCGCAAGGACCCGACGTTCAGCGAGGCCGACTACGGGTTCCGCAACTTCGGTGAGTTCCTGCGGTTCCTGGCCGACCGGAGCATTGTCGAGCTCGCGCCCGGGCCGGCCACGGGCGACCCCGAGGTGTCCCTGCCGGCTCAGGGCGACACCGACCAGGCGTTCGCCCTCGTGCGCGAGGTCGTGCAGGAGGAGGGCGGCTCGGCCGTCCTGTCCGGGCTGAAGAACGCGATCCGCAAGAAGCGCCCGGACTTCAGCGAGAAGGCGCTCGGCTACCGCGGGTTCCTGCAGTTCTGCAAGGCGGCGCAGGCCGCCGGCGCCGTCGACCTGGCCTGGGACGACGACGCCGACGACTACCGCGTGTCGGTCGCCTAG
- a CDS encoding MFS transporter, with protein MSSSALARPVLDVRRARVAVAALFLTNGALFANLVPRYPEIKAGLDLGNATYGLAVAAFPAGAITAGLAAAALVRRFGSARVAVAGTVLTAAGLLLAGLAPALPLLVVALFAAGAMDAFTDVAQNAHGLRVQRRYGRSIINGFHALWSVGAVVGGGMAAAAIALDLPLAVHLAITGALFSVVALVALRSCLPGLDGEVPDDVAGEAGALATPGVPTSAEAAAAAAARTSRTRTVAVLAALVLVAVAGTLVEDAGSTWAAVYLSGSLGAPATLAAAGFVALVGAQFVGRLVGDRLVDRFGQRAVARTGGALVLLGTGLALAFPSVPGTIAGFAAAGFGVATLVPAAMQQADELPGLRAGTGLTLVSWLMRLGFLLSPPIVGLVADATSLRAGLLVLPLAGLVVVLLAGVLAPRRRSTGRPGRVEHDGEPSPARHDDHERRTTAPEEATTA; from the coding sequence ATGTCGTCCTCCGCCCTCGCTCGACCTGTGCTCGACGTCCGGCGCGCCCGCGTCGCCGTCGCCGCGCTGTTCCTCACGAACGGCGCCCTGTTCGCGAACCTCGTGCCGCGCTACCCCGAGATCAAGGCCGGGCTCGACCTGGGGAACGCCACGTACGGGCTCGCCGTCGCCGCTTTCCCCGCAGGGGCCATCACCGCGGGGCTCGCCGCCGCGGCGCTCGTGCGCCGCTTCGGGTCGGCGCGCGTCGCGGTCGCCGGCACCGTGCTCACCGCCGCAGGGCTGCTGCTCGCGGGCCTCGCACCCGCCCTGCCGCTGCTCGTCGTCGCGCTGTTCGCGGCAGGCGCGATGGACGCGTTCACCGACGTCGCGCAGAACGCCCACGGCCTGCGGGTGCAGCGCCGCTACGGCCGCTCGATCATCAACGGCTTCCACGCGCTCTGGTCGGTCGGCGCCGTGGTCGGCGGCGGCATGGCCGCCGCCGCGATCGCGCTCGACCTGCCGCTCGCCGTGCACCTGGCGATCACGGGCGCGCTGTTCTCCGTCGTCGCCCTCGTGGCCCTGCGCTCGTGCCTGCCCGGGCTGGACGGCGAGGTGCCCGACGACGTCGCGGGCGAGGCCGGGGCGCTCGCCACCCCGGGCGTCCCGACCAGCGCCGAGGCCGCCGCTGCGGCCGCCGCGCGCACGTCCCGCACGCGCACCGTCGCCGTCCTCGCGGCGCTCGTCCTCGTCGCCGTCGCGGGCACGCTCGTGGAGGACGCGGGCAGCACGTGGGCGGCGGTCTACCTCTCCGGGTCGCTCGGCGCCCCGGCGACGCTCGCCGCCGCCGGGTTCGTCGCGCTCGTCGGCGCACAGTTCGTCGGTCGGCTCGTCGGCGACCGCCTCGTCGACCGCTTCGGCCAGCGCGCCGTCGCCCGGACCGGGGGCGCGCTCGTGCTGCTCGGCACGGGGCTCGCGCTCGCGTTCCCGTCCGTCCCGGGCACGATCGCCGGGTTCGCCGCCGCCGGGTTCGGCGTCGCGACCCTGGTCCCCGCCGCGATGCAGCAGGCCGACGAGCTCCCTGGCCTGCGCGCGGGCACGGGCCTCACCCTCGTCTCATGGCTCATGCGCCTCGGGTTCCTCCTGTCCCCGCCGATCGTCGGGCTCGTCGCCGACGCCACGAGCCTGCGCGCCGGGCTGCTCGTCCTGCCGCTGGCCGGCCTCGTCGTCGTGCTCCTGGCCGGCGTGCTCGCCCCGCGACGGCGCTCGACGGGCAGGCCGGGCCGCGTCGAACACGACGGTGAGCCGTCCCCCGCCCGGCATGATGACCACGAACGCCGCACGACCGCGCCCGAGGAGGCCACCACCGCATGA
- a CDS encoding sugar O-acetyltransferase: MTTDYFAGDDRTSYERMAAGDLYVADDPEIARGVQRGLRLVDAFHRAVLDGDGDDAQAREILADLLGSLGEGSWVKPPLAVDFGSNVHLGARTFVNSGLTALDVAAITVGDDCLIGPNVQLLTPTHPVDPQPRRDKLEAAEPITLGDNVWLGGGVIVCPGVTIGDNTVVGAGSVVTRDLPANVVAVGNPARVIRENI; this comes from the coding sequence ATGACGACCGACTACTTCGCCGGCGACGACCGCACGAGCTACGAGCGCATGGCCGCGGGCGACCTCTACGTCGCCGACGACCCGGAGATCGCGCGCGGCGTCCAGCGCGGTCTGCGCCTCGTCGACGCGTTCCACCGCGCCGTCCTCGACGGCGACGGCGACGACGCGCAAGCCCGCGAGATCCTCGCCGACCTGCTCGGGTCGCTCGGCGAGGGGTCGTGGGTCAAGCCGCCGCTCGCGGTCGACTTCGGCAGCAACGTGCACCTCGGCGCCCGGACCTTCGTCAACTCCGGCCTCACCGCGCTCGACGTCGCGGCGATCACGGTCGGCGACGACTGCCTCATCGGGCCGAACGTCCAGCTCCTCACCCCGACCCACCCCGTCGATCCGCAGCCCCGGCGCGACAAGCTCGAGGCGGCCGAGCCCATCACGCTCGGCGACAACGTGTGGCTCGGCGGCGGCGTGATCGTGTGCCCGGGCGTGACGATCGGCGACAACACGGTGGTGGGCGCGGGCTCCGTCGTGACGCGCGACCTGCCCGCGAACGTCGTGGCGGTGGGCAACCCGGCCCGGGTGATCCGCGAGAACATCTGA
- a CDS encoding TetR/AcrR family transcriptional regulator — protein sequence MSAPEAPSGTTPRARRHDPERRDRIIDACLDVITEHGVAGTSHRRVAVAADVPLGSMTYHFAGMDELLREAFGRFARDAAAQFERRMSDARTPEEAVQAVTTLITHDVFATQRDLVLSHELYTLAARDPAYRTLTNDWMRRSRDALGRHFDAATCRVLDAFIEGMTIHRALDTEPHDDVDVLGAVRRLTRVP from the coding sequence ATGAGCGCCCCTGAGGCCCCGTCCGGGACGACGCCCCGAGCCCGCCGCCACGACCCGGAGCGGCGCGACCGCATCATCGACGCGTGCCTCGACGTCATCACCGAGCACGGCGTCGCGGGCACGTCGCACCGGCGCGTCGCGGTCGCGGCCGACGTCCCGCTCGGGTCGATGACGTACCACTTCGCCGGGATGGACGAGCTGCTGCGCGAGGCGTTCGGTCGGTTCGCGCGCGACGCCGCCGCTCAGTTCGAGCGCCGCATGAGCGACGCGCGCACGCCCGAGGAGGCCGTGCAGGCGGTCACGACGCTCATCACGCACGACGTGTTCGCGACCCAGCGCGACCTCGTCCTGTCGCACGAGCTCTACACGCTCGCGGCGCGCGACCCCGCCTACCGGACGCTCACGAACGACTGGATGCGCCGTAGCCGCGACGCGCTCGGCCGCCACTTCGACGCCGCGACGTGCCGCGTGCTCGACGCGTTCATCGAGGGCATGACCATCCACCGCGCGCTCGACACCGAGCCGCACGACGACGTCGACGTCCTCGGCGCGGTCCGACGCCTCACGCGGGTTCCCTGA
- a CDS encoding GNAT family N-acetyltransferase: MQTLTTARLTLRPWQPDDADAILDIYSRWDVMRFIGVTPRVLEHRDEALERVERWAAADDGTHGVWAVVPREGEGGGLPDAAPVGTILLKPIPASGTGDPLQPSGDTEIGWHFHPDVWGRGYASEAAAAVLAHAFERGLERVVAVTHPDNAASQAVCRRIGMTHRGTTDAYYDATCELFDVTAP, from the coding sequence ATGCAGACCCTCACGACAGCCCGGCTCACCCTCCGCCCCTGGCAGCCCGACGACGCCGACGCCATCCTGGACATCTACTCGCGCTGGGACGTCATGCGGTTCATCGGCGTGACGCCGCGCGTCCTGGAGCACCGCGACGAGGCGCTGGAGCGGGTCGAGCGCTGGGCCGCCGCCGACGACGGCACGCACGGGGTCTGGGCGGTCGTCCCGCGCGAGGGCGAGGGTGGGGGTCTGCCCGACGCCGCGCCCGTGGGGACCATCCTGCTCAAGCCCATCCCGGCGTCGGGCACGGGCGACCCGCTGCAGCCGTCGGGCGACACGGAGATCGGGTGGCACTTCCACCCCGACGTGTGGGGCCGCGGGTACGCGTCGGAGGCGGCGGCCGCGGTGCTCGCGCACGCCTTCGAGCGCGGGCTCGAGCGTGTCGTCGCCGTGACGCACCCCGACAACGCGGCGTCCCAGGCGGTGTGCCGGCGGATCGGCATGACCCACCGCGGGACGACCGACGCGTACTACGACGCGACCTGCGAGCTGTTCGACGTGACCGCGCCCTGA
- a CDS encoding carbon starvation CstA family protein, giving the protein MTTDTRAARNAAPDEPEIVPDPSLPPTAVPDSVPGAQTRTRWTPQKIALWAAISLLGGIAWVMLAVVRGETVNAIWFVFAAVCTYLIGYRFYSKVIERYITRPDDRRATPAESREDGKDYVPTDRHVLFGHHFAAIAGAGPLVGPVLAAQMGYLPGTIWIIVGVVLAGAVQDYLVLFFSMRRGGRTIGQMARQELGRVGGTAAIVASLLIMIIIVAILALVVVNALGESPWGVFSVSMTIPIALFMGVYLRYLRPGKITEVSVIGFVLLLAAIIGGGWIADTAWGADLFTLDRTTIAVGVIVYGFVAAVLPVWLLLAPRDYLSTFMKVGVIVVLAVAVIVVRPEITVPAISEFASGETGPVVSGALWPFLFVTIACGALSGFHALIASGTTPKLVEKERQTRFIGYGGMLMESFVAIMALVAAISIDRGIYFAMNSSAGATGGTVEGAVAFVNGLGLMGVNLTPDMLTSTAEAVGEPSIVSRTGGAPTLALGLAHIMQQLVGGTAMMGFWYHFAIMFEALFILTAVDAGTRVARFMLQDTIGNVAPRFRDVTWRPGVWLCTAIMVAGWGSILYLGVTDPLGGINTFFPLFGIANQLLAAIALAVVLAIVAKRGRSYQRWLWIVAAPLAFTAVITIWASIEKIFSPVPAVGYWANHNAFKDALAAGETSFGTAGSVEAMEAVVRNTFVQGTLSIVFVVLAIVVIVASVLVTAKALRDGGGTNHEDPPVASRRFAPADLVATKAEKAIQKEWAALPPEKRPAATGHR; this is encoded by the coding sequence ATGACGACAGACACCCGCGCGGCGCGGAACGCCGCCCCCGACGAGCCGGAGATCGTGCCGGACCCGTCGCTGCCCCCCACCGCAGTGCCCGACTCCGTCCCCGGAGCGCAGACGCGGACCCGCTGGACGCCGCAGAAGATCGCCCTGTGGGCCGCGATCTCGCTGCTGGGCGGCATCGCCTGGGTCATGCTCGCGGTCGTCCGCGGCGAGACGGTGAACGCGATCTGGTTCGTGTTCGCCGCCGTGTGCACGTACCTCATCGGGTACCGCTTCTACTCCAAGGTCATCGAGCGCTACATCACGCGCCCCGACGACCGCCGGGCGACGCCTGCCGAGTCGCGCGAGGACGGCAAGGACTACGTCCCGACCGACCGCCACGTGCTGTTCGGCCACCACTTCGCGGCCATCGCCGGCGCGGGCCCGCTCGTCGGCCCGGTGCTCGCCGCGCAGATGGGCTACCTGCCGGGCACGATCTGGATCATCGTCGGCGTCGTGCTCGCGGGCGCGGTGCAGGACTACCTCGTGCTGTTCTTCTCCATGCGCCGCGGCGGGCGGACCATCGGCCAGATGGCGCGCCAGGAGCTCGGCCGCGTGGGCGGTACCGCCGCGATCGTCGCGTCGCTGCTCATCATGATCATCATCGTCGCGATCCTCGCGCTCGTGGTCGTCAACGCGCTCGGCGAGAGCCCGTGGGGCGTGTTCTCCGTCTCCATGACGATCCCGATCGCTCTGTTCATGGGCGTGTACCTGCGCTACCTGCGCCCGGGCAAGATCACCGAGGTCTCCGTCATCGGCTTCGTCCTGCTGCTCGCCGCGATCATCGGCGGCGGCTGGATCGCCGACACCGCCTGGGGCGCCGACCTCTTCACCCTCGACCGCACGACCATCGCCGTCGGCGTGATCGTCTACGGCTTCGTCGCGGCCGTGCTGCCCGTGTGGCTCCTGCTCGCGCCGCGCGACTACCTGTCGACGTTCATGAAGGTCGGCGTCATCGTCGTCCTCGCCGTCGCGGTGATCGTCGTGCGGCCGGAGATCACCGTCCCCGCGATCAGCGAGTTCGCGAGCGGCGAGACGGGTCCGGTCGTGTCCGGCGCCCTCTGGCCCTTCCTCTTCGTGACGATCGCGTGCGGTGCGCTGTCCGGGTTCCACGCCCTCATCGCGTCGGGCACGACCCCCAAGCTCGTCGAGAAGGAGCGCCAGACGCGCTTCATCGGCTACGGCGGCATGCTCATGGAGTCGTTCGTCGCGATCATGGCGCTCGTCGCCGCGATCTCGATCGACCGCGGCATCTACTTCGCGATGAACTCGTCCGCCGGCGCGACCGGGGGCACCGTGGAGGGGGCCGTGGCCTTCGTCAACGGGCTCGGGCTCATGGGCGTCAACCTCACGCCGGACATGCTCACGTCCACGGCCGAGGCGGTCGGCGAGCCGTCGATCGTGTCCCGCACGGGCGGCGCCCCGACGCTCGCCCTGGGCCTCGCGCACATCATGCAGCAGCTCGTGGGCGGCACCGCGATGATGGGCTTCTGGTACCACTTCGCGATCATGTTCGAGGCGCTGTTCATCCTCACCGCCGTCGACGCCGGCACCCGCGTCGCGCGGTTCATGCTCCAGGACACGATCGGCAACGTGGCGCCGAGGTTCCGGGACGTGACGTGGCGCCCCGGGGTCTGGTTGTGCACCGCGATCATGGTCGCCGGGTGGGGATCGATCCTCTACCTCGGGGTCACCGACCCGCTCGGCGGCATCAACACGTTCTTCCCGCTGTTCGGCATCGCCAACCAGCTCCTCGCGGCCATCGCGCTCGCCGTCGTGCTCGCGATCGTCGCCAAGCGCGGGCGCAGCTACCAGCGCTGGCTGTGGATCGTCGCGGCGCCGCTCGCGTTCACCGCGGTCATCACCATCTGGGCGTCGATCGAGAAGATCTTCTCGCCCGTGCCCGCGGTCGGGTACTGGGCCAACCACAACGCCTTCAAGGACGCGCTCGCCGCGGGCGAGACGTCGTTCGGCACGGCGGGCTCGGTCGAGGCCATGGAGGCGGTCGTCCGCAACACGTTCGTCCAGGGCACGCTGTCGATCGTGTTCGTCGTGCTCGCGATCGTCGTCATCGTCGCCTCGGTCCTCGTGACCGCGAAGGCGCTGCGCGACGGCGGCGGCACGAACCACGAGGACCCGCCCGTGGCGTCGCGCCGGTTCGCCCCGGCCGACCTGGTCGCGACGAAGGCCGAGAAGGCGATCCAGAAGGAGTGGGCGGCGCTGCCGCCCGAGAAGCGTCCTGCCGCGACGGGGCACCGGTGA
- a CDS encoding YbdD/YjiX family protein → MTVRQVSQGPATTVRATVVAGLRAVRWYVRQVMGDDAYATYAAHQRAVHPGGVVMTEREFWRVRHAEQDANPGSRCC, encoded by the coding sequence GTGACGGTGCGGCAGGTCTCGCAGGGTCCCGCCACGACGGTCCGCGCGACCGTCGTGGCGGGGCTCCGCGCCGTCCGCTGGTACGTGCGGCAGGTCATGGGCGACGACGCGTACGCGACCTACGCCGCGCACCAGCGCGCGGTGCACCCGGGCGGCGTCGTGATGACCGAGCGTGAGTTCTGGCGTGTGCGCCACGCCGAGCAGGACGCCAACCCGGGGTCGCGCTGCTGCTGA
- a CDS encoding siderophore-interacting protein, producing MHDVGPRLVRVTLAGPDLAGCADVGLDQRVKILLPGPGTDLLARRAGLAGESAWRREWSALDDDVRPVMRSYTPVAVRPRDAEVDLDLYLHEPAGPASAWARRAARGDRVLLSAPHVRFGVTDHGTQWEPGPDVAHVLLVGDETSAPAVRGILASLRPDVRAHVLVEADDPADAPVGDVPGTVRVAHVRRRRRGGERAVLGAVRAWAVEHGRSAADAGAGFYAWCATESATVARVRAELVAAGIERSRVHAQGYWHDRARRRPEPEGGEARA from the coding sequence GTGCACGACGTCGGACCGCGCCTGGTGCGCGTGACCCTCGCCGGCCCGGACCTGGCGGGGTGCGCCGACGTCGGGCTCGACCAGCGCGTGAAGATCCTGCTCCCCGGGCCGGGGACGGACCTGCTCGCGCGGCGTGCGGGGCTCGCGGGCGAGAGCGCGTGGCGGCGCGAGTGGTCCGCGCTCGACGACGACGTACGGCCGGTGATGCGCTCGTACACGCCCGTGGCCGTGCGGCCCCGGGACGCCGAGGTGGACCTCGACCTGTACCTGCACGAGCCCGCGGGACCGGCGAGCGCGTGGGCGCGCCGCGCGGCGCGCGGGGACCGCGTGCTGCTCTCGGCGCCGCACGTCCGGTTCGGCGTGACCGACCACGGCACGCAGTGGGAGCCGGGGCCCGACGTCGCGCACGTGCTGCTCGTCGGCGACGAGACCTCGGCGCCCGCGGTGCGCGGCATCCTCGCGAGCCTGCGTCCCGACGTGCGGGCGCACGTGCTCGTCGAGGCCGACGACCCGGCGGACGCGCCGGTCGGCGACGTGCCCGGGACCGTGCGCGTCGCGCACGTGCGTCGGCGCCGCCGTGGGGGCGAGCGGGCCGTGCTGGGCGCGGTCCGGGCCTGGGCCGTGGAGCACGGCCGGTCCGCGGCCGACGCGGGCGCAGGCTTCTACGCGTGGTGCGCGACCGAGAGCGCCACCGTCGCGCGGGTCCGCGCCGAGCTCGTGGCGGCGGGGATCGAGAGGTCGCGCGTGCACGCGCAGGGCTACTGGCACGACCGGGCCCGGCGTCGGCCGGAGCCAGAGGGCGGCGAGGCGCGCGCCTGA
- a CDS encoding ABC transporter substrate-binding protein, whose product MPISRTSSSSLRGRRGALAGALVLASALLAACSSAPEPAPTTTEAAPTGYAVEHARGTAELAAAPQRVVTLEPVETDTAVALGVVPVGAAVLSVEAGVPAYLGEEAQAIEVVGTVPEPNLEAIAALEPDLILGTESRHADLYDQLAGIAPTVFMATQTDPWQENVLLVGRALGRETDAQALLDAYDARCAQLQEDYDVSGTAQLLRPRDGIVSAYGPRSFAGSTLECVGFSTPEQDWGEDISVDLSPERVTEAAADLVLVSAADPADPAAVPAEIPLNASSFPDVRVVDQSSWISGVGPLGGQAVLDDVERFLQDRAGS is encoded by the coding sequence GTGCCGATCTCCCGGACCTCATCGTCCAGCCTCCGCGGGCGCCGCGGCGCCCTCGCCGGTGCGCTCGTGCTCGCCTCCGCCCTGCTCGCCGCGTGCTCGTCCGCGCCGGAACCCGCGCCGACCACGACGGAGGCTGCCCCCACGGGGTACGCCGTCGAGCACGCGCGCGGGACCGCCGAGCTCGCGGCGGCGCCGCAGCGCGTCGTGACGCTGGAGCCCGTGGAGACGGACACCGCCGTCGCGCTCGGCGTCGTCCCGGTGGGAGCGGCCGTGCTCAGCGTCGAGGCCGGCGTGCCGGCCTACCTCGGCGAGGAGGCGCAGGCGATCGAGGTCGTGGGCACGGTGCCCGAGCCGAACCTCGAGGCCATCGCCGCGCTGGAGCCGGACCTCATCCTCGGCACGGAGTCGCGCCACGCCGACCTCTACGACCAGCTCGCGGGCATCGCGCCGACGGTGTTCATGGCGACGCAGACCGACCCCTGGCAGGAGAACGTGCTGCTCGTGGGTCGTGCGCTCGGCCGGGAGACCGACGCCCAGGCCCTGCTGGACGCCTACGACGCGCGGTGCGCCCAGCTCCAGGAGGACTACGACGTCAGCGGGACGGCGCAGCTCCTGCGCCCGCGCGACGGCATCGTGTCCGCCTACGGTCCGCGGTCGTTCGCGGGCAGCACGCTCGAGTGCGTCGGGTTCTCGACGCCGGAGCAGGACTGGGGCGAGGACATCTCGGTCGACCTGTCGCCCGAGCGCGTGACCGAGGCCGCCGCCGACCTCGTCCTCGTCTCGGCCGCCGACCCGGCCGACCCGGCCGCGGTCCCGGCCGAGATCCCGCTCAACGCGTCGTCGTTCCCCGACGTGCGCGTCGTCGACCAGTCGTCCTGGATCAGCGGCGTCGGCCCGCTCGGCGGCCAGGCCGTGCTCGACGACGTCGAGCGGTTCCTCCAGGACCGTGCCGGGTCCTGA
- a CDS encoding sensor histidine kinase, translating to MSGPVFAGAVAGLVVGVLLTLGLVLAWRLARGSRELGSDSDRATFRTLHLASRAATHLRGGLDGDDVGRAARSLRQLLGADALAVVTAEGAVALDGSTTLEPDARRVAERVLATGRRHVESRDHRNGDEAGGDVADAVGAPVVAGGRVAGVVVAFAGTVRPPLVRATGEVAQWCSAQLELGELEASRTALAQAELRALRAQISPHFVYNALGAIASFISTDPERARDLVLDFADFTRYSFRGRGDFTTLADELGSIHSYVELERARFGERLAVTLQIAPESLTTVIPFLSVQPLVENAVRHGLEPQERGGTIVITARDEGTQTEITVEDDGVGMDPAVVRELLTSRGSEHVGLRNVDRRVRQLYGDDHALDIETAPGSGTLVRLRVPRSQPLHETEVSVP from the coding sequence ATGTCCGGGCCCGTGTTCGCCGGCGCCGTCGCCGGTCTCGTCGTGGGCGTGCTGCTCACCCTCGGGCTGGTGCTCGCGTGGCGGCTCGCGCGCGGGTCGCGCGAGCTCGGGAGCGACTCGGACCGCGCGACGTTCCGCACCCTGCACCTCGCGTCGCGCGCCGCGACGCACCTGCGGGGCGGGCTCGACGGCGACGACGTCGGACGCGCGGCCCGCTCGCTGCGCCAGCTCCTCGGCGCGGACGCGCTCGCCGTGGTCACGGCCGAGGGCGCGGTCGCGCTCGACGGCAGCACGACCCTCGAGCCCGACGCGCGCCGGGTCGCCGAGCGCGTGCTCGCCACCGGCCGCCGCCACGTCGAGAGCCGGGACCACAGGAACGGCGACGAGGCGGGCGGCGACGTCGCGGACGCCGTCGGGGCCCCGGTCGTCGCGGGCGGTCGCGTCGCGGGCGTCGTCGTCGCGTTCGCGGGCACGGTCCGCCCGCCGCTCGTGCGCGCGACGGGCGAGGTCGCGCAGTGGTGCTCGGCGCAGCTCGAGCTCGGCGAGCTCGAGGCGTCGCGCACCGCGCTCGCGCAGGCCGAGCTGCGCGCGCTGCGCGCCCAGATCAGTCCGCACTTCGTCTACAACGCGCTCGGTGCCATCGCGTCGTTCATCAGCACGGACCCGGAACGGGCGCGCGACCTCGTGCTCGACTTCGCCGACTTCACGCGCTACTCGTTCCGCGGCCGCGGCGACTTCACGACGCTCGCCGACGAGCTGGGCTCCATCCATTCCTACGTCGAGCTGGAACGGGCCCGGTTCGGGGAGCGCCTCGCCGTGACCCTGCAGATCGCGCCCGAGTCGCTGACCACCGTCATCCCGTTCCTGTCGGTGCAGCCGCTCGTCGAGAACGCGGTCCGGCACGGGCTGGAGCCCCAGGAGCGCGGCGGGACGATCGTCATCACCGCGCGCGACGAGGGCACCCAGACGGAGATCACCGTCGAGGACGACGGCGTCGGCATGGACCCGGCCGTCGTGCGCGAGCTCCTCACGTCGCGCGGGAGCGAGCACGTGGGCCTGCGCAACGTCGACCGGCGCGTGCGCCAGCTCTACGGCGACGACCACGCCCTCGACATCGAGACCGCCCCCGGCTCCGGCACGCTCGTGCGCCTGCGCGTGCCCCGCTCCCAGCCCCTGCACGAGACGGAGGTGAGCGTGCCGTGA